The Neurospora crassa OR74A linkage group IV, whole genome shotgun sequence genome has a segment encoding these proteins:
- a CDS encoding fumarylacetoacetate hydrolase, variant yields MSFSRLVRFVPKDDDSKVLIGEPIDSQVDVGAAVRKGDDVEVNVYSGTSVLDAGSPTGNKAIIGRILSPVTAQEAGTIRCIGLNYKKHAEEAKMSIPEIPTLFLKPATALADPYPAPTPIPKHTIESDSADYESELAIIIGKDCKNVSEAEALDYVLGYTASNDISSRASQFAQTQWCYSKGFDGSCPIGPVLVSKEVIGDVGGLKVRGLKNGKVVQESPLTDLIFSVQEIISFLSQGTTLPKGTVIITGTPAGVGFARNPKELLHDGDEFVVEILPHIGSLYNVMKNEQ; encoded by the exons ATGTCGTTTAGCC GTCTCGTAAGATTCGTTCCCAAGGACGATGACTCCAAGGTCCTCATTGGCGAGCCCATCGACAGCCAAGTCGACGTCGGCGCCGCCGTCCGCAAGGGCGACGATGTCGAAGTGAACGTCTACTCTGGCACCTCCGTTCTCGACGCCGGCTCTCCCACCGGCAACAAGGCCATCATCGGCCGAATTCTCTCTCCTGTCACTGCCCAAGAGGCCGGCACCATTCGCTGCATTGGCTTGAAC TACAAAAAACACGCCGAAGAAGCCAAAATGTCCATCCCCGAGATCcccaccctcttccttaaGCCCGCCACCGCCCTCGCCGACCCCTATCCGGCGCCCACGCCCATTCCCAAGCACACCATCGAGTCGGACTCGGCCGACTACGAGTCCGAGCTGGCCATCATTATCGGTAAGGACTGCAAGAACGTTAGCGAAGCAGAAGCGCTCGACTACGTCCTCGGCTACACCGCCAGCAACGACATTAGCAGCCGCGCGTCCCAGTTTGCGCAGACGCAGTGGTGTTACTCCAAGGGTTTCGATGGCAGTTGTCCTATTGGCCCGGTGCTGGTCAGCAAGGAGGTTATTGGGGATGTGGGCGGGCTGAAGGTGAGGGGGTTGAAGAATGGGAAGGTGGTGCAGGAGAGTCCCTTGAC TGACCTCATCTTCTCGGTTCaagaaattattagcttCTTGTCGCAGGGCACCACGCTGCCCAAGGGTACCGTTATCATAACCGGCACTCCGGCTGGTGTTGGCTTTGCTAGGAATCCTAAGGAGTTGTTgcatgatggtgatgagttCGTGGTGGAGATCTTGCCGCATATTGGCAGTTTGTATAATGTCATGAAGAACGAGCAGTGA